In the genome of Streptomyces sp. NBC_00190, one region contains:
- a CDS encoding GNAT family N-acetyltransferase — MPITNTVTKATAADAQLVSRTLAFAFDDDPMMRWFFPDDSTREAGLGRYFATLFTRQYARHGVCERTDAATAFWVPPEGQAKAVPDAETIEELQNILGDRAPLFRDAVMAAAEHGPTEPHWYLAVIGADPAARGQGHGAALLRSGLAKADAAGLPVYLESSKPSNLPVYEHFGFTVREEVRLPGGGPVLWAMRREPRLPADD, encoded by the coding sequence ATGCCGATAACGAACACCGTGACGAAGGCAACGGCCGCCGACGCTCAACTCGTCAGCCGCACCCTGGCCTTCGCCTTCGACGATGACCCGATGATGCGCTGGTTCTTCCCCGATGACTCGACTCGCGAGGCGGGGCTGGGCCGTTACTTCGCCACACTCTTCACCCGGCAGTACGCCCGCCACGGCGTGTGCGAGCGCACCGACGCGGCGACCGCCTTCTGGGTGCCGCCGGAGGGGCAGGCGAAGGCCGTCCCTGACGCGGAGACCATCGAGGAGCTCCAGAACATCCTCGGCGACCGGGCTCCGCTGTTCCGCGACGCCGTCATGGCGGCGGCCGAGCACGGACCGACGGAACCTCACTGGTACCTGGCGGTGATCGGCGCCGACCCGGCCGCCCGGGGCCAGGGACACGGGGCCGCCCTGCTCCGCTCGGGGCTGGCCAAGGCCGACGCGGCGGGGCTGCCCGTCTACCTGGAGTCCTCCAAACCGTCCAACCTCCCCGTCTACGAGCACTTCGGCTTCACCGTGCGCGAAGAGGTGCGACTGCCTGGTGGCGGGCCGGTGCTGTGGGCCATGCGGCGCGAGCCCCGCCTCCCGGCCGACGACTAG
- a CDS encoding serine hydrolase domain-containing protein, with translation MKRRLVLCASAAALIACTGTVAAAPSPDGTRAVPADGDSRLKSALDGVHRAGVPGVYAEVRGAGRTWSGASGVADVRTGRPVTPDMRQRVGSITKTFTAAAVMQQVEQGRIRLDAPIGGYLPRLVPGERGRKITVRMLLNHTSGIPDYIPYAFPSLQGFPSRPDASAKSLDDNRFRQFRPAELIEMGLTAPPVGEPGAPEGVYSNTNYLLLGQLLEQATGTAAEEYITRNVIERAGLRHTGFPTGPRIEGPHSRMYEALYGLIDPPRDYSVYNMSWTGTGAALVSTMDDLNRFYGKLLDGKIVDRSSLAQMQRTLPVRALDGSTIEYGLGLHKVTIQGCGTFWGHDGTVWGAGTMSLTRADGQRQMSVAINLQRWNERDSSGKPQHHPIDDALLALYRQAMCDKGDPARAEHASQVPSVVP, from the coding sequence ATGAAGAGACGACTGGTGTTGTGCGCGAGCGCGGCCGCGCTGATCGCTTGTACCGGCACGGTGGCGGCAGCTCCCTCGCCCGACGGGACGAGGGCGGTGCCGGCCGACGGCGACAGCCGACTGAAGTCCGCCCTGGACGGTGTCCACCGCGCGGGGGTGCCGGGGGTGTACGCCGAAGTGCGCGGTGCCGGCCGGACATGGAGCGGCGCTTCCGGGGTCGCCGATGTCAGGACGGGGCGGCCCGTCACGCCCGACATGCGGCAGCGCGTCGGCAGCATCACCAAGACCTTCACCGCCGCCGCCGTCATGCAGCAGGTCGAGCAGGGCCGGATCCGGCTCGACGCGCCGATCGGCGGCTATCTGCCGCGGCTGGTGCCGGGAGAGCGCGGCAGGAAGATCACGGTTCGGATGCTGCTCAACCACACCAGCGGCATCCCCGATTACATCCCCTACGCGTTCCCGTCGCTCCAGGGGTTCCCTTCTCGGCCGGACGCCTCGGCCAAGAGCCTGGACGACAACCGGTTCCGGCAGTTCCGCCCGGCCGAGCTGATCGAGATGGGGCTCACGGCGCCACCCGTCGGCGAACCCGGAGCCCCTGAGGGGGTGTACTCCAACACCAACTACCTGCTCCTCGGCCAACTCCTGGAGCAGGCGACCGGTACGGCGGCCGAGGAGTACATCACCCGGAACGTCATCGAACGCGCTGGGCTCCGGCACACCGGGTTTCCGACCGGGCCGCGCATCGAGGGACCGCACTCGCGGATGTACGAGGCCCTGTACGGCCTGATCGACCCGCCGCGCGACTACAGCGTCTACAACATGTCCTGGACGGGGACGGGGGCCGCCCTGGTGTCGACCATGGACGACCTCAACCGCTTCTACGGCAAGCTGCTCGACGGCAAGATCGTCGACCGGTCGTCGCTGGCGCAGATGCAGCGCACGCTGCCGGTCCGCGCCCTGGACGGATCGACGATCGAGTACGGCCTCGGTCTGCACAAGGTCACCATCCAGGGCTGTGGCACGTTCTGGGGCCACGACGGCACGGTCTGGGGAGCCGGAACGATGTCCCTGACCCGGGCAGACGGCCAGCGTCAGATGTCCGTGGCGATCAACCTCCAGAGGTGGAACGAGCGGGACTCCTCGGGGAAGCCGCAGCACCACCCCATCGACGACGCGCTGTTGGCGCTGTACCGGCAGGCGATGTGCGACAAGGGAGATCCGGCGCGGGCCGAGCACGCCTCGCAGGTCCCGTCGGTCGTCCCGTAG
- a CDS encoding TetR/AcrR family transcriptional regulator, translating to MKTERPRQLSTAEERRETVLRTAIGAFAARGYWGTTTTEVAKAAGISQAYVYRLFPNKELLFTAVVEHCFVQVRAGLEQAAADATGSSPEVVLGAMGQAYARLISDNDLMLIQLHAQAAAVSEQAVREAVRQGYARLVEYVRGASGGTEEQVQEFFARGMLCHLIVSMGADEVDAPWTRTLAAGIRHY from the coding sequence ATGAAGACGGAACGCCCCCGCCAGCTGTCCACCGCCGAAGAACGCCGCGAAACGGTGCTGCGCACCGCCATCGGCGCCTTCGCCGCCCGCGGCTACTGGGGTACCACCACGACCGAGGTGGCCAAGGCGGCCGGCATCTCCCAGGCGTACGTCTACCGTCTCTTCCCGAACAAGGAACTGCTGTTCACGGCGGTGGTCGAGCATTGCTTCGTGCAGGTGCGAGCCGGCCTGGAGCAGGCCGCGGCCGATGCGACGGGGAGTTCGCCGGAGGTGGTCCTGGGGGCCATGGGACAGGCTTACGCCCGCCTGATCAGCGACAACGACCTGATGCTGATCCAGCTCCACGCCCAGGCGGCGGCCGTCTCCGAGCAGGCCGTACGCGAGGCGGTCCGCCAGGGCTACGCCCGGCTGGTGGAGTACGTGCGCGGCGCCTCCGGCGGGACCGAGGAGCAGGTCCAGGAGTTCTTCGCGCGCGGCATGCTGTGTCACCTCATCGTCTCCATGGGCGCCGACGAGGTCGACGCACCCTGGACCCGGACGCTGGCGGCGGGCATCAGGCACTACTGA
- a CDS encoding SRPBCC family protein: protein MQSTATIRSPGAVLAPPTVHTHCPIARSTERTHTMFTIDETAPVIVRLSTAIDAPLERVWALHTDIDAWASWNADVDQAELDGPLLPGSSFHWKTHGLDITSTVREIIPGERVVWGGPAAGIEGVHVWTFEQTGGQVTVRTEESWSGAPVDADATVLGPALHDSLTAWLAALKARAEQTG, encoded by the coding sequence GTGCAGTCCACCGCCACCATCCGCAGCCCCGGCGCCGTACTCGCGCCGCCCACCGTCCACACCCACTGCCCCATCGCCAGATCCACCGAGAGGACACACACCATGTTCACCATTGACGAGACCGCCCCCGTCATCGTCCGCCTGTCCACCGCGATCGACGCCCCGCTGGAGCGCGTCTGGGCCCTGCACACCGACATCGACGCCTGGGCGAGTTGGAACGCGGACGTCGACCAGGCCGAGCTCGACGGCCCGCTGCTGCCCGGAAGCTCCTTCCACTGGAAGACCCACGGCCTGGACATCACCTCCACCGTCCGCGAGATCATCCCCGGCGAGCGCGTGGTCTGGGGCGGCCCCGCAGCCGGCATCGAGGGCGTCCACGTCTGGACCTTCGAGCAGACCGGCGGCCAGGTCACCGTCCGCACCGAGGAGTCCTGGAGCGGCGCCCCCGTCGACGCCGACGCCACGGTGCTCGGCCCGGCCCTCCACGACTCCCTGACCGCCTGGCTCGCAGCCCTCAAGGCCCGGGCCGAGCAGACCGGCTGA
- a CDS encoding S28 family serine protease: MKRATKLLLTLVLMTLLTAAGLSVPALARPSDGDIRARIEAIPGMRVLGERPAAPGQVVLDLTYRQPTDHRHPDQGSFDQRLTLVHKSTQRPMVLHSSGYDLGPSPNRLTEPTQLLDANQITTEQRFFGTSRPEDPDWSKLTIGQAAGDHHRLITALKRIYRSAWISTGGSKGGMTAVYHRRFYPEDVAGTVAYSAPNNTDDRDDTAFDARLEEVGTAECRAAIKSAQREALIRREAMTERYARWAEGEKRTFRTIGSGDRAFELAVLRLPMMFWMHQPKGGCASIPAATATDDALYAWVATVTQLPVYTDQTLDAFTPYFYQLGTQLGYAQFAAPYLDGLLRYPGIQEIRSYVPRDIPLRFQPSAMADIDRWVRHHGSSLMFVNGENDIALAEHFRLGSGTYDSYLFNVPDANHHVSITGLSSNDAEQAATALRRWAGQTGAEVR, from the coding sequence ATGAAGCGTGCGACGAAGCTCCTGCTCACTCTCGTCCTGATGACTCTGCTGACAGCCGCCGGGCTGTCCGTCCCGGCTCTGGCACGGCCGTCCGACGGCGACATCCGGGCCCGGATCGAGGCCATCCCCGGAATGCGGGTGCTCGGCGAACGGCCCGCTGCCCCAGGCCAGGTCGTCCTCGACCTCACCTACCGGCAGCCGACCGACCACCGGCACCCCGACCAAGGTTCCTTCGACCAGAGGCTGACCTTGGTGCACAAGTCGACACAGCGCCCCATGGTGCTCCACTCCAGCGGCTACGACCTCGGACCGTCACCGAACCGGCTCACCGAGCCGACCCAGTTGCTGGACGCCAACCAGATCACCACCGAGCAGCGGTTCTTCGGGACGTCCCGGCCTGAAGACCCGGACTGGTCCAAGCTCACCATCGGGCAGGCGGCCGGCGACCATCATCGCCTCATCACGGCCCTCAAGAGGATCTATCGCAGTGCGTGGATCTCCACCGGTGGCAGCAAAGGCGGGATGACGGCCGTCTATCACCGCCGCTTCTATCCGGAAGACGTGGCCGGTACGGTCGCCTACTCCGCCCCGAACAACACGGACGACCGGGACGACACCGCCTTCGACGCCCGCCTCGAAGAGGTCGGCACCGCAGAGTGCCGCGCCGCGATCAAGTCCGCTCAGCGTGAGGCGCTGATACGGCGCGAGGCGATGACGGAGCGGTACGCCCGGTGGGCCGAGGGCGAGAAGAGGACGTTCCGGACCATCGGCAGCGGGGACCGGGCATTCGAACTCGCCGTGCTGCGCCTGCCGATGATGTTCTGGATGCATCAGCCCAAAGGCGGCTGCGCATCCATACCCGCCGCCACAGCCACGGACGACGCCCTCTACGCATGGGTCGCCACGGTGACCCAGCTCCCGGTCTACACCGACCAAACGCTCGATGCGTTCACACCGTACTTCTACCAACTGGGCACCCAACTCGGGTACGCACAGTTCGCCGCCCCTTACCTGGACGGACTGCTGCGCTACCCGGGCATCCAGGAGATCCGCTCCTACGTGCCGAGGGACATCCCCTTGCGTTTCCAGCCTTCTGCGATGGCGGACATCGACCGCTGGGTACGCCACCACGGCAGCTCACTCATGTTCGTCAACGGCGAGAACGACATCGCGCTCGCAGAACACTTCCGTCTGGGCAGCGGCACTTACGACTCCTACCTCTTCAACGTCCCCGACGCCAACCACCACGTTTCCATCACCGGCCTGAGCTCGAACGATGCCGAACAGGCCGCCACCGCACTGCGCCGCTGGGCCGGCCAGACGGGGGCAGAGGTCCGCTGA
- a CDS encoding matrixin family metalloprotease → MTHPRVRPSGLAAATAAVVFLAVPHPAMASSARAAAPCINGETETRHKSAVDDGEIRWTDETTYDESRKWAISSWSYSGRKIKIMADGATTVNDLAFRDVDSGTGDAVAQYVWDDRIGATDIIRFNRKKMTGHSRDFQRAVGAHELGHALGLCHKSDAIASLMWTKVRDDPAITGPQPVDKDNYKKLWG, encoded by the coding sequence ATGACCCATCCCCGTGTCCGCCCGTCAGGGCTCGCCGCGGCTACCGCCGCCGTCGTCTTCCTGGCCGTACCGCACCCCGCGATGGCCTCTTCCGCACGCGCGGCGGCCCCGTGCATCAACGGCGAGACCGAGACACGCCACAAGAGCGCCGTGGACGACGGGGAGATCAGGTGGACGGACGAGACCACCTACGACGAGTCCCGCAAGTGGGCGATCTCCAGCTGGTCCTACTCCGGGCGCAAGATCAAGATCATGGCGGACGGTGCCACCACGGTCAACGACCTCGCATTCCGGGACGTCGACAGCGGCACCGGTGACGCCGTGGCGCAGTACGTGTGGGACGACCGGATCGGGGCGACCGACATCATCCGCTTCAACCGGAAGAAGATGACCGGTCATTCACGGGACTTCCAGCGTGCTGTGGGCGCTCACGAACTCGGTCACGCCCTGGGGCTGTGCCACAAGTCGGACGCCATCGCATCACTGATGTGGACGAAGGTGCGCGACGACCCGGCGATCACCGGACCGCAGCCGGTCGACAAGGACAACTACAAGAAGCTCTGGGGCTGA